From Salarias fasciatus chromosome 5, fSalaFa1.1, whole genome shotgun sequence, a single genomic window includes:
- the LOC115388060 gene encoding transcription factor HES-5-like produces the protein MAPTITAAITNSQDLLSLNHKIRKPLVEKLRRERINSSIEQLKSLLGPDFLKQQPDSKLENADILEMTVCFLTQLQQQNQQHRKLINHFNKLQSSSDLNLREADFSPLSSTVQTSSTKDKSPACSALWRPW, from the exons ATGGCTCCTACAATCACTGCAGCGATCACCAACTCTCAGGACCTTCTCTCTCTCAACCACAAG ATCAGAAAACCTCTGGTGGAGAAGCTGCGCAGAGAGAGAATCAACAGCAGCATCGAGCAGCTCAAGTCTCTCCTGGGTCCAGACTTCCtcaaacagcagccagactccaAGCTGGAGAACGCAGACATCCTGGAGATGACAGTTTGCTTCctgacacagctgcagcagcagaaccagcagcacagGAAACTGATCAACCACTTCAACAAGCTGCAGTCGTCCTCTGATCTCAACCTGAGAGAGGCTGACTTCTCTCCTCTGAGCTCCacagtccagaccagcagcacCAAAGACAAGAGtccagcctgcagcgccctctggAGGCCCTGGTAG